The sequence GGCCGCGGCCGCCAGCGCCCTCCCCCCGCCGCCATAACTGCCGACAACTCGCCCCGGGCGCGGAGTTACCAAGGGCGGGCGCAGAGAGGAGGCGGCGGCCGCTCCCCCGCCCTCCACAGCAGCCGCTGCAACGCCGCCAGCCTCGGCCGCACCGCTCGTACGGGGCCCCTACCGCCCTTCgcatcctcctctcctcgccgGGGCCGacccgctctcctcctcctcctcctccacaccGCCTCACCGAGGTCCCCGCGGGACCCTCCTAAGTGCCGCGGTCCGCCCGGGCCTTTCGCCTCGCTGTGTCACGGaggggcgcggcgcggccccgctccTCCCGGTATAGCCCGGCCTCCCCGCGCCCACCTCCCCAAGCCCAGAGGGCACGCTACGCCCCCCGCCGCATCTCGCCGGGGGCCGACGTTACCTGCAGCCGCCGCCGGCCCCCGCGCGCACAGCAGAGAAAGGGGAGCAGCCCCCAACGCCAACGCGCACCtccgccaccgccgccgcccAGCGATTGGTCCCGCCGCGCACCCCCCGCGCGGCTCCGCCACCGCCTCGTTGGGGGAGAGCGCTGCCCGTCAGCGCGGCGGGCGGCCCCCGCTCCGCCCTCCGAGTGCTCCACGGCGAGGTCGGCCCGGCAGCTTTCGGGAGGCCGCTGCCGGCCGCCCCGCGCCACCCCGCCGCGCCCGGCTGGTGCTCCTACCTGCCGGGCGGAAAGCCGCCCCGGTAGCGGCGGTGGCGACGGAGACGGCGGGAAACGGTGAAGGAGACCGACGGCACCCTAGTCGCGCGCGGAGAAAATGGCGCCTAAGAAAACCCCGCCTGGCGCCTGCTGCCCGGCGCCGGGGGGGCGGGGCTCTCGCGAGGCCTAAAACGGCATCTGGACCGCGGCTGTGATTGGCTGCCGCGGCGCGCGGGCTCGGAGTAATCCCTCAGCtcgggctggggctgcagctgtggtaAGTGCGGGGCGCGTCGGAGGCGCCCTGAGGCCTTCCTACGCCCGCTGGGAGCCCTGGAGCCCGGCCTAGGCGGTTGCACGTTGGTGGTGCTGTGGTGGGGCCTTAGGTAGCGTTGGGGCCGGTGTACGTTTATATTGCTGTAGGGTATAGCGGCCAAAACCAGGCGTTGTGTATCTTGAGTGCTCTGACAGCTGGGTTTCACTGTGTAGCTCCTTTGTCGCCCTTTCTTGGGGATGAAGTATTTGCGGGCACGCTCATGCAGCCTGAATACTCACAACTACTCCCTAAGCTCAGCAGAAGCTGCGGCCTTTTAGCCACCGGTGATCGTCAGGTGCTGACTGCCGTGAGGTGTTGCCGTCAAGCCCTGCCCTGAGGCTCGAAATAGCAGAGGCATTTCACACTGTCCTGTTGTCAGGCCTGAAGCTCTCAGCTCCAGTGCCACAGGAGTGAGCAGATCTGTGTTGTGGAGGGGACCTTCTGCTCTGTTCATGAATGGGAGAAAGTCATCTCAGATCAGTTCCTGAAGTAAATTCAACATTAATAGCAGCAcccaagagaaagcaaaaaataagtAGGAGAACCATTTTTGTACGTAGCTCTGGTCATGAAATTTAAGTTGTTTTGGTCTGATCTTTCCATGCACAGCAAGAGGGAAGCAGTTGCATGTTCCTGATTAAATCACCAGGAAAGAAGGACTTGCCAAGAGGAATTGGGTGTTGAAGTCTAAATACTGATCCTCCATGAGCAAACTGCACAGGTTGCTGATGCCAGCTGAAACTTACTTCTTTTAATGTTGGaattgcatatttatttttagtatcCGAGGAAGTGTTTCTAGTTGAAGATGCTTCTATGTTGTCACACTTAGAATAGCTGGGATTCTAAATGAGACCAAATTGCTGTATTATAGAAGTGAAAGATATGTCATAAATTCAGCTGTTGTCAGAAGTGTAAATATGTCtttctggattttgttttagcttgaaagaaaatgtctaCACCTAACGTCACAGCAAGAGTGGAAACCTGGCTTTCATCCACATGGCACGTTAAAGTTCCTTTGACATGGCTGGAAGCATGTATTAATTggattcaggaagaaaatggtGGTGGTAACTTAAGTCAAGCTCAAATTAACAGGCAGGTGTTTGAGCAATGGCTGCTTACCGATCTAAGAGATTTGGAATATCCAATTTTGCCGGATGGCATCTTAGATGCCCCCAAAGGAGAGCTGTCTGGCTTTTACTCCTTGCAGATCGATTCATTGCTTGATGTTAGCCAACCAGCATATTCCCAGTTGCAGAAGATCAGAGGGAAAAGTACTGTAAATGAAGAAGTAACAGCCAATACTCAGGCATTCCAGAAGCCCTGGGAAGCAAAGCCTACCCGAATGCTGATGCTGCAGCTAACTGATGGGATACATCAAATCCAGGGCATGGAGTATCAACCAGTGCCTGTCCTCCATAGCAACCTTCCACCTGGAACAAAAATCACCGTGCATGGTAATGTTGCATATCGTCTTGGAGTCCTTTTGCTTAAACCAGAAAACGTAAAACTGTTGGGTGGTGAGGTGGATGCTCTTCTGGAGGAGTATTCTCAGGAAAGGGTCCTTGCTAGATTACTTGGAGAAGCTGAGAACCCTGATTCTGTTCGACAGCCTGGTCATGAACAAATTGTTCCAGGTCCTGTGGATGAATTAGGACAAACTCTAGGCCCTTCAGATGAAGAGCTCTTGGCCAGTCTTGATGAAAATAATgactttattttaaacaatgaAACATCTTTAGAAAGTGGGTACTGCAGTAGAAGCAACAATTTTAGTGCCACCTCGTGTTCACTCACTACATACAATGAAAATACAACAGGATTCCCTTTACAACAGGAATCAGTAAATCTTTTGCCTCGTTCAGATGAACAAACTCCACCTTCTGTGGAGTACAATGATGCCTTTTTAAATGACTTTCCTTTGGAAGATGACAttcttctggaagaagaaatccaAAGAGAGCTGGAAGAAGTGCCATCAGTTGCCAGGAATGGAAATGTAAATTTAAGTACTGAGAGAATTCCACATACATACCGAAGCTCCTGTGGCTCATCTTTAAATGAAACTTCTGAAAAAGATGATGGATGTGGAAGTGAGAAGCCTGTAGAAGTTACCAGCAAGCAAAAGAATCTGGCAAGAACAGTATCTACTGGAGATGGAACTAGTACTGGTGGCTCTTTACAGTGTAACAGTGTATCTCAGGCCTGCAGCTCGGCAATTGTTCTTTTGAAAAATCCTCATGAAGAAAGACGGAATGATTTGGGCCCAGATGAGAGCAGCTGTCAATCCCGTCATGCTCCTGACAGCAGGCAGTTGAACAAGGATCCTGTATCCTCCTCAAAAACTGATCCAGAAGCAGATCAGCAGGCCATTCTTTGCAGACCGGGAAATGCATGTGATCTTGATTTAGATTCTCCGCCTTTCACATACATTTCCCTTCTCCTTGCAAAAAAGCCAGAAACTATTACACTTGTGAAAGTGAAGTGTTTTATTGTAACTCTTACTGGAAACCTCACAAGCAGTAACGGGTCCTGGGGTATAAAAGCTAAAGTTTCTGATGGTTCTGCATACCTTGAAGTAGATTTTGCTGACGATATTCTAACAAGTTTGATAGGATTTTCAGTGCCTGAAATGCATACGTTGAGAAAAGATCCAGCTTTACAACCAAAGCTTAAGGATGGTTTAGAAAGATGTCAGAAACAATTGATAGATCTCTGTTGTTTGATGACTATAGAGTTTAATCCATTTCAGTCTAAAGCCACTGTCTTAATTCTACAGGATACTGATGCAAGACATCTAGAACAACTTAAGAAAcgtttaaataaataacatgtGTAAAGCTGCTGATCTAACAGAAACATTTAAGTTAGTATTTCCTCCAAGAGGCTGTTGAAAGTTTAACATTTTGAAGTTAAGTGGtatggcttttctttctgggaAAGTAGTGGAAAAATGAGACAGGGGGATGAACTGGTGGAAAGAAATTTAGCAATGTGCTTCATAGGTGACAGCACTGCAAAACGTTTTCAAATAGTTCTGGCTTGATTTGAAATGTTCACGTATCATTCTAATTCAGCAAAATCTTCTGTATTCTTGACTAGTATTCTATAGGAGCAGATACTGTCAGGAAATGAATAATGAAGAACAAACCTGCTGGTTCTTACTCTTCCTCAAGGATAAATTCTTACCTGATATTTAAAAGGTAGCTGTAGAGGAAAGCAGTTGAGTAAATTGAGATGGAATTATTGTTTAGGCGTGGTCACTTCTGGAGATGTCAGCTTGAAAACTTGAGTGTGTAGTATTTGTGCAAGAGCCAGAAGTATAGAGAAGtggaagattttcttctgaatactCAGGTGtagaaaaccccaaaaaacctACATATGCATAAATGGGATTAAAAAAACTCTACTTAAAATATCTggcagtttaaaaatatattttattagcagaaaagaattattttaacaaataaaGAATCTATGTTTTGGCATGTTAATCATTGCTAATATTTTTGAACCCAGGCAAACTTATTCATTAGCTCTTACAGTGTTTACTAGTCTAATCTATCCACAGAGTTGTTAAATACTTGTGCTACAAATCTCCTGTATACTAAATATTGgccttaatttttgttttatatttctgcttttagagTGTATAAAAGTAAACATTAAACTTTTTGTATAAACTTTGGTGAAAGCTGTTCTGTCaccttcagagaaaaatataagTCTTTTTGAGTGTATGGAgagtgagaaatatttttttattgtttttgttcttcccttttcttcttcccacccTTTAACCTTCAGTTTGCTGTTTGAAATGAATTCCACATTTTTCCGGAAGTAGAGTGATGACAGCAGAAGACTGTGCAGCGTTGAGAGTGCTTGTGGAGAATGTAAAATCAGTAGTGAGGAGAGGGATTTTTCATTTGGATTGTCATTATCTAACTTTTTCATAACCTTTTCTCTTCCTAAACCACGGCTGCTAGAACTTTGATAGCTGCTTTGAGACTGTCAGTATTGCTTCCCTGCCTTGCCCTCTGTTGAGAGGTTTTCTTTGAGACTCCAAGGGACATAAGGAAAAGTAGAGGTAATTTGCTAAATAAGTTAAAGATGGCTGCAGGTGGAGAAAGGGAAAGCTTTGTGAGGTGTAGGCCTTTTTATGCTTTGTTTCCAACAGCTTAGAAATTTATGAATTCCCATGTTGCTTTttacttcctttccttccctttctctcttcactgTTAGAGAGTCTGTTTGTTGTCTGTTTTTTATCTTCTggtctgctgggagctgtgcatCATTTAGAGTTGTAATAGCAAAAATCTAGATTGCTATGAGGAATCTGAAGCTCCAGCATTATACTGTGCTTGTTAATAGGGAACTGACCAAGATTCACCTCAGGTAATCCCCTTAAAATGTAATGCTGATGGCTAATATTCTGGGGTAGTTTTATGGaaaatttttacatttcttggAGTTGTGGAAATTACTTAATTTCATTTGAGATGTTAACTATATTATGAAGAATAGAAGTCCTTTAGGTTTGAGCTAAACAAACAGTCCATGCATATTCTACCAGTGAAAAGCAAGAGCAAACCATTCAAAGCACTTAACCAAAATAAGTGTTATCATTGTCTTAGCTGATCACCTCAAGTCACACTTTCACTCTTCCtgcatttgcatatttttttctgctgaaagaagTTCATATGCTTTCCCTCTTTGCTTGgccttctccctgctggaaaGGGACAATGTTACTTGTCAGATCTGTTCCCTCCCATCTCCTGCCCCACGCAGAAGTCTTCAATTTCTGAATGTTCTTTTCCTGGAAGGCTTCTGTGCATGTTGTCAAGTGTATGCAATAACGTATATCTCAGTACTGCTGTCTGTTCAGTGCTTCACTGCTCATTAGATATTTCAGTACAGTTTTCTGGCATGTGTTGATTCCAGATCTGTGTTTAAGAATTAATGAcaaatattatgtatttttttcagataagaaaagaaataaaatttcagcGTACTTAATTAACAGCAACATATCAAACAAGCAGTGATATAACTGGCTGTGTGTACCAGTAGTTGGTTCGTGCACAATTCACTTTACTGGTGATCAGAACCAACTTTGCTATTTCTGATCATGATGCTTATGTGCTGTGAGTACATATGATGTATGTATATTGCCCTTGCAAGCCAAGCACTGATGCATGTCTGTCTTTCAGATAATCAGAATTCTTACAGGTCAAATAAGGAAACAGGCTGCAACCTCTCCTGTCTGTGTTAGTGATTGAGAGGAGAGGTGTGAATGCACTTTGCTTGGAAGTGGTTCAGAATTCCCTTACAAGCTGATGAAGATGATAGTCAATATAACTCAAGAGCTGCATGTAGCATTCTATcagaaagcagctcctgctctttctgtcctctcttttccttcactctTCCTTAACTGTGCCCTACTTTCTTTAAGGGTATTTACTCTCATGGTAGAAGAAAGCAGTAGCTAGACCAAAGGATGTGGAAGATTTCCAAATAGGCTAGGCTGCAAAAACACTTTGGGGACTAGCCTAATCCTATTGGTTACAAGTTTTTCCACAATGATGCATGTCGTTGTAACCTGACAATGTGGTCTTGTTGAATGAAGGCAGCATCCTAAGGAAGGAAGTAACAGCTAGTTGTGGTAATATCATCTTAAAGTGCCAGTTAGTTATGGTAAAGCACTTCTGAAAGGATGCACAGTACTGAGTCCATCAAAGAGCATTTCAGTGACTTCATGCTGAAAGAATGATATTTCAGGTCATATCAGTAGGAGAAGTTCTCATAAAAATGAAGTGGGGAATCCTAACATTTGGTACTAGGTATATTTCTCAGTGTCTTGCAACAGTAATGCCAAGAATTTCTGTTTAGAATAAAAACCTAGTAActtcaaatctttttttgtaGGTAGAAAAGGGAGAATTACAGTACAGTGTTTCTGAGTTATCATAGTGGCTAGCAAACTTTAATGTATTTACCTGGGAGAAAAGGGCAAAAAGGACTTTAAAACGTAAATAGTACTTTTGATTTCAGATCCAATTCTCTGCATTATAGTCCCTGAAGGAATGAAACAGCACAACAGCAATGACAGAAATGGGAGGTAAGGGCAGCCTGACACTGCAACTTTATTAAGCTCCATAAAAGTGGCATAAGTTTCCTATAAATCAGCTTCTGCTATACACGTACCAGACTTCTATATCAGTGTGTTCCTATTTAATCCTTTTTCCTTGAgggtatgttttttttctgcttatacTGAGTTTTCCAGCAGGGCAAAACTGTACTGTGTTCCTGTCAGAATCTgtcctgcttttgtttcttagaCTGAACAAACTCACTTATCCTCTCCAGGGAGTGATTTGTGCTCCAGTCCCCCGACCACCTTGGCAGCCTACTGCTGGACATGCTCCAGTGGTTTTCTTATGCTAGTGAGCTCAAAATAGAATACAATGCTCCAAATATGGTCtcacaaagcactgaaaacaggAAGGATTGCTTTTTTgatgctgcttgctgctgtccAGTAAAGCTTGGTATATGACTAGTTACCTTCACTGCAAAGACACTGTGCTCCTCATCTGTCTTGTCTCCTGTAGTGCGCagtgctgcctttctgcagaTCCTGATAATAGAACTTGGGAAATGCGAGGCCAGGAAGCAGACTTTAACACTTGAGAAACAAGACTTAAGGtgaacaaacaacaacaacaaacaccgAATACCTCAGTCTTTCCCATGTAATTTGTCACTAGGTCCTCTCTTATTCGATAGTGAGCTCCCATTTTTCACTATCTCTGGATATACTTATGAAAATCCTTGCTGCCATGCTTATCCATGTGTGCTTTCCTAGTGTCCCTACAGTCTTCCAAAAGTTCCTTCCATGTGCTCCCTTAGTCACACTGAGCTCAGGCAGGGTCTGCCTGCTCAGCCCTCTGTGGCACCTGCTTGGTGTTTGGTGCTTTTCCAGGCCTGCTTCAGAGGCATTGTCTTAGGGATGCAGCTAAGCATCCCTAAGAGATGCCCTAAGAGAGCAGGGGGCAGTCTCTCACTGGGTCCTAGTAGATCCCTAAGTGAGCTTCAACCTGATTTCCAGAAGCTCAGAGTTGTAACTCTGTCACCTTGCTCACTACTTGAATCATTTTAAACCACACAATCTCAGGATCACTCAGCCGGGCCTGCCCTCAGCTGTGACACCTTGAGGTCTTGTCTATGAGGCTCAGGTCCCTCAGAACATTGCCTGTCATCCACTCATTGCTCACCTGCCTCTTTGTACCTGCATGGCTGATGTAAGCTGTAAGCTATTTAGGGGAAGGTTTTGTATTGTAACACAAATCATCATAATGATGGATTTAAAGTAGCTTTTGTAGCGTGAGTAATGGAAGAACCTACCACTGAACAGCAAAAGAAGTTACTTAAAAGACAATGGCAGTATGCAGCCTATTGTTTAGGGCTAGATgaatttttagaaaatgtaaCTTTTCCACTATTTTCAAGGACTGTCACCGATTTCAATAAAATTTTGAGAATATGAAAAAGGTCAGGATGCAGGCAAATACCATTGCAACAATAATGCAGCCTGACTGGATGAGCAGCTGGAAAAGAAGTTTGCAGGAGGAATGACAGGCTTGAGACTTTCACAGACGAAGGAATTTCCCTAGTTCCTGAGGAATCTCTCACAAGTCCATTTACCAAAGAAAAGACATCTTCCTCAACTTGGTGGCTACTCAAGGAGTGGTAGGAGTTTGAATCTGAGTagctgaaaacatttcagctctTAAGCACCTTATCTGTAATTGGGGTGAGAATTTGGAGATATTTGGTATTTAGTGCTATCTAAATGAGCATCCATGCCTGGTTCAGAAGCACCTAACTCTTTGAAAAGGTTCTGCTGAGAGATTGTGCAGTTAACCCAGCTGGCACAGACCACCCTGACATGTTACACAAATTCTTTGTGTCTCTCGTTGGAATTTTGTCCTTGGATGAGAAGAGCCttccttgggggggggggggggggaagcaggttattatttctgtgtaaCAGGTCAAGGGCTTTTTTAATGATGTTGATAATTACAGGACAACAATGAGGCAGTAGATAGCAGCCTGATCTTAAAGTACTGGCAGAATCATAGCCTTTACAAAGCATccatttagatttaaaaaaaatcctaaaacaTTGAGGTGAACATATGTACATATAACAGAATCTGTGACAGGAAGGAGTGTGATTTATGGTCATTATGAGAAAATGTTCtacaccagcagcactgaggaaatAACTGCAATTACAAGCTAAATGTTCACAACTGACTTTTCTGCATGTAAGTcaatttcatttaatattttccattacaGTACAATCATCATTTAACAAATGTATAGTGTGTATAAAGTATAGGCAAGAATTATTACTATTTAAGTACAAGTCTGgcatttgttttacagaaaaacagaccAGTGCTGCTGGCTACCTAAGCAGATACTTAGATAATCTACCTCCAGTTAGAAGTATTAATATAGTTATCCTCACACAGATTCtaacaagaaaacattattaaatAGAAAGAGTAAATTGAGATCTACTTGTAACTTAAAGCATTTAGAAATCATCCAGTTGATACATACTGTGAAATGATGTGCTTTTCCCTTTAGCTCGCAGATCAATCGTTCTTGAGTacaaaaagtgatgaaaaatacCCTTGAGGTGCCAAGAGTTGCCAGGGTATGTGCAGCAAGAAcgtatgtttaaaaaaataagaaataaaaaaatcttaaaagcaTGTTGAACTGTGCAAGGATGCTGAAGGAagatttactttttattttagcagTCACTAGGAAAGCATACGTTTAGCTACAAAGCTAATAGGCACGAACTGTTAAATACTGTAATGTGATCATGTTTGTTAATGAAGGCAAAGACAATACAGgaggaaaacagatgttttagCTATAGAGTGTGCTGCTATTTGTGAAGGGAAATGAGTTTGATATTACATGATGTTTTTAATAACTACCTTAGCTTTTATTTAtaactttattttctaataCAAGCATTGTAGAGCAAAAATTGTATTTAACATAAAGTAAGACAGAACAGCGTGAAACAGTCCCCTTTCTCCAGCAAACTACTATATCTGCGATGGTTGTTGGTATTGGTTATGGTAGATGACTAATCACAAGGCAGAAAAGAATCTGGTATCAGCAGGTGTAAGACAACCAGTTGGGCGAATATTACTTTCCTGATTCCATTTTAAACTCCTAATTTAGTTATCATTCTTCAACTTCTGCTATTTGCAGGCAGAACTGGGAGTTAGTTTGATCTCATGATATTTTCATACTGGCCTTTGTGAAGTTAATGAGCAATATATTAGTCCCTGCAAAAATCAAGAtgtgaaataattttgaatattCACAGCTAAGTATTATTTATCCATATGTAAGCATAGTAATCAGAGAGTTGCAGGTCAACAAAGTGAAGCGTGACTGTGTTTATCTACTATTACAtatcttttttcatattttcctgATAGTAGTTTATTCTTGTGCTAAAGACTGTTCTGCTTCAACAGTACAGTCTAAACCAAATCCACTTTTTTGTAGGCATGAATTAACTATTATTGCTATCTCTTTATGGAAGAAAGTgatctttgattttttttttttaatttttatttatttatctgtaggTCAATGCATGAAAATGTGTGGTAAGAAAAGATATAAGTCTTTTGGATAGTTTTAAGCTGATTTAAATGCTCAACATTCTTCATGAGGACTCTCTATTCTGTGAAATGATTAGTTTTTAATCTAAAAATCCAATattatatttccattttaatttactGATTTAGGTCGTCCTGAGGCAGtaggtttgtttgctttgtattCTACTGGGGTTTTCAAGCTTCAGGAAAGATATTCTGTCATGGAAGGAAGCAAACCAAATTTTTATTGAAATGGAGATGATAGTATTTTGCATTCTAATATTTTGTCAGCTAAGGTTTTGTATGCTGGAAAATTGGATGTCTGTGTTCCCAAATTCATTTAGGAAGTTTAAGAGCTTGTTAGTAGTAAAAAGGGATGTGATTGGTGAGAATGTCTGTTATCTCAAAGGAAGT comes from Gallus gallus isolate bGalGal1 chromosome Z, bGalGal1.mat.broiler.GRCg7b, whole genome shotgun sequence and encodes:
- the RMI1 gene encoding recQ-mediated genome instability protein 1 (The RefSeq protein has 1 substitution compared to this genomic sequence) gives rise to the protein MSTPNVTARVETWLSSTWHVKVPLTWLEACINWIQEENGGGNLSQAQISRQVFEQWLLTDLRDLEYPILPDGILDAPKGELSGFYSLQIDSLLDVSQPAYSQLQKIRGKSTVNEEVTANTQAFQKPWEAKPTRMLMLQLTDGIHQIQGMEYQPVPVLHSNLPPGTKITVHGNVAYRLGVLLLKPENVKLLGGEVDALLEEYSQERVLARLLGEAENPDSVRQPGHEQIVPGPVDELGQTLGPSDEELLASLDENNDFILNNETSLESGYCSRSNNFSATSCSLTTYNENTTGFPLQQESVNLLPRSDEQTPPSVEYNDAFLNDFPLEDDILLEEEIQRELEEVPSVARNGNVNLSTERIPHTYRSSCGSSLNETSEKDDGCGSEKPVEVTSKQKNLARTVSTGDGTSTGGSLQCNSVSQACSSAIVLLKNPHEERRNDLGPDESSCQSRHAPDSRQLNKDPVSSSKTDPEADQQAILCRPGNACDLDLDSPPFTYISLLLAKKPETITLVKVKCFIVTLTGNLTSSNGSWGIKAKVSDGSAYLEVDFADDILTSLIGFSVPEMHTLRKDPALQPKLKDGLERCQKQLIDLCCLMTIEFNPFQSKATVLILQDTDARHLEQLKKRLNK
- the RMI1 gene encoding recQ-mediated genome instability protein 1 isoform X1; this translates as MSTPNVTARVETWLSSTWHVKVPLTWLEACINWIQEENGGGNLSQAQINRQVFEQWLLTDLRDLEYPILPDGILDAPKGELSGFYSLQIDSLLDVSQPAYSQLQKIRGKSTVNEEVTANTQAFQKPWEAKPTRMLMLQLTDGIHQIQGMEYQPVPVLHSNLPPGTKITVHGNVAYRLGVLLLKPENVKLLGGEVDALLEEYSQERVLARLLGEAENPDSVRQPGHEQIVPGPVDELGQTLGPSDEELLASLDENNDFILNNETSLESGYCSRSNNFSATSCSLTTYNENTTGFPLQQESVNLLPRSDEQTPPSVEYNDAFLNDFPLEDDILLEEEIQRELEEVPSVARNGNVNLSTERIPHTYRSSCGSSLNETSEKDDGCGSEKPVEVTSKQKNLARTVSTGDGTSTGGSLQCNSVSQACSSAIVLLKNPHEERRNDLGPDESSCQSRHAPDSRQLNKDPVSSSKTDPEADQQAILCRPGNACDLDLDSPPFTYISLLLAKKPETITLVKVKCFIVTLTGNLTSSNGSWGIKAKVSDGSAYLEVDFADDILTSLIGFSVPEMHTLRKDPALQPKLKDGLERCQKQLIDLCCLMTIEFNPFQSKATVLILQDTDARHLEQLKKRLNK